One part of the Halopenitus persicus genome encodes these proteins:
- a CDS encoding cyclase family protein, whose product MTDRSDAYRDLSQPIEAGMPTFPGDPPVELAPTATIDADGAAVHELHCGSHTGTHIDAPSHTEPGGQDLDDRPIGEYVFDARFLDVTPCTDRGEIGVDALPGHAALDDADILVVRTGWDAHWNDDRYRDHPYLSSSAARRLREAGCGVAVDALNPDPTSSENADADEPEGLPVHHALLGADLPILENLTNLSGLPDRFTLYAFPLPLRECDGAPVRAVAFVDRAP is encoded by the coding sequence ATGACCGACCGATCCGACGCATATCGCGACCTCTCACAGCCCATCGAGGCCGGCATGCCGACTTTTCCCGGCGACCCGCCGGTCGAACTCGCGCCGACCGCGACGATCGACGCGGACGGGGCGGCCGTCCACGAGCTCCACTGTGGCAGCCACACCGGCACCCACATCGACGCGCCGAGCCACACCGAACCCGGCGGGCAGGACCTCGACGATCGCCCGATCGGCGAGTACGTCTTCGACGCCCGGTTCCTCGACGTCACGCCCTGTACGGATCGCGGCGAAATCGGGGTCGACGCCCTTCCGGGTCACGCCGCCCTCGACGACGCCGATATCCTCGTGGTCCGAACCGGCTGGGACGCCCACTGGAACGACGATCGCTACCGCGACCATCCCTACCTGTCGTCGTCGGCAGCGCGGCGGCTCCGGGAGGCCGGGTGCGGCGTCGCGGTCGATGCGCTCAATCCGGACCCAACGTCCTCCGAGAACGCCGATGCGGACGAGCCGGAGGGCCTACCGGTCCACCACGCGCTCCTCGGCGCCGATCTCCCGATCCTCGAGAACCTCACGAACCTGTCGGGGCTCCCCGACAGGTTCACCCTGTACGCGTTCCCGCTTCCGCTGAGAGAGTGCGACGGCGCACCCGTGCGTGCGGTCGCGTTCGTGGACCGGGCACCGTAG
- a CDS encoding M20/M25/M40 family metallo-hydrolase encodes MTEPTTPAPGTAADRFDPVAFLEAAVRHPSHEDVDDMRAFLVETLADYGVEATVDDAGNVLASKHGAAPDAGPHVVCNTHIDTVTPHVPFERDRDATVEGESGVDVIRGRGSCDAKGPLAALLVGFLATDPDRGRLTLAITPDEEVHSLGAAALTGGLERAADDSRGSVNELDGDLYLVGEPTGLDVCTAAKGRFEGTIELSGETAHAAEDAGANAVAAAEQALAAVRGFDADRAPHAQLGPARLTPTVIEGGGATNQVPDRCAIVVDRRSIPPETAAGFRESLERDVRTTVSEDVGVAFDLTDRESPFLEAFATDPDHELVRLLADSVAATRPEAVADRDREGRSGHEAHRGGAVRPFSAATEASYFAPAPTVVFGPGDLADADGAVAHADREYVRVREVEWAGDAVKRTLSGLLEGGSSVPV; translated from the coding sequence ATGACCGAACCAACCACGCCAGCCCCCGGTACCGCCGCCGACCGGTTCGACCCGGTCGCGTTCCTCGAGGCGGCGGTCCGTCATCCCTCCCACGAAGACGTCGACGATATGCGCGCGTTCCTCGTCGAGACGCTGGCCGACTACGGCGTCGAGGCGACCGTCGACGACGCCGGCAACGTCCTCGCGAGCAAACACGGAGCCGCTCCCGACGCCGGCCCACACGTGGTCTGTAACACCCACATCGACACGGTGACGCCGCACGTCCCGTTCGAGCGCGATCGGGATGCAACGGTCGAGGGCGAATCCGGCGTCGACGTGATTCGTGGTCGCGGATCCTGTGACGCCAAGGGGCCGCTCGCGGCGCTGCTCGTCGGCTTTCTCGCGACCGACCCCGACCGCGGGCGGCTCACCCTCGCGATCACGCCCGACGAGGAGGTTCACTCCCTCGGGGCCGCCGCGCTCACCGGCGGGCTCGAGAGGGCCGCGGACGACTCCCGGGGCTCCGTGAACGAACTCGACGGCGACCTGTATCTCGTCGGCGAGCCGACCGGCCTCGACGTCTGTACGGCGGCAAAGGGCCGGTTCGAGGGAACGATCGAGCTGTCCGGCGAGACGGCTCACGCCGCCGAGGACGCGGGCGCCAACGCGGTGGCGGCGGCGGAGCAAGCGTTGGCCGCCGTCCGCGGGTTCGACGCGGACCGCGCCCCGCACGCGCAGCTCGGCCCGGCGCGGCTCACGCCGACCGTGATCGAGGGCGGCGGCGCGACCAACCAGGTCCCCGACCGGTGTGCGATCGTCGTCGACCGGCGGTCGATCCCCCCCGAAACGGCCGCGGGATTCCGCGAGTCCCTCGAGCGCGACGTCCGGACGACCGTCTCCGAGGACGTCGGCGTGGCGTTCGATCTCACCGACCGCGAGTCGCCGTTCCTCGAGGCCTTCGCGACCGATCCCGACCACGAGCTCGTCCGCCTGCTCGCCGACTCGGTCGCGGCGACGCGTCCGGAGGCCGTGGCCGACCGCGACCGTGAAGGTCGCTCCGGCCACGAGGCCCACCGCGGCGGCGCCGTCCGCCCCTTCTCGGCCGCGACCGAGGCCTCCTACTTCGCGCCAGCCCCAACCGTGGTCTTCGGGCCGGGCGACCTGGCGGACGCCGACGGCGCGGTGGCCCACGCCGACCGCGAGTACGTCCGCGTGCGTGAGGTCGAGTGGGCGGGCGATGCGGTCAAGCGAACGTTGTCGGGACTGCTCGAGGGGGGGTCGTCCGTGCCAGTATAA
- a CDS encoding NrpR regulatory domain-containing protein, with amino-acid sequence MTTMEPDLDRRTYDLLWLVDRHEPVGSIRLVELMRQHGYSITGRTIRLTLADLDEAGLTEKVPGKGRRLTAAGHAELDRGNVSNRLDRVRSRIATLRSRVTYDPLEDAGTLIVSSALVDAVDLEPALETVRALHASPFGPFPAAVEPAGPDGSDDDDADRYRILAPSSLTLDGTLVSHGIETDLRTAGVAAYTRSSTRPDDVDADDAETEADNAEADDPENDADDAEADDRRGGTIDRYVDVISGEDASVDVLSLFVEADRSDVAPILEGADRGVVVVDYREFPLTRFEEARDLALATRDALGGVIDVRRPREGGPFPLGPPGWEFAAATYGGTGELAIAALSERELSTDWETLYGTVDRERLGPIDQFGPDGVLDVGGSEPR; translated from the coding sequence ATGACGACGATGGAGCCCGACCTCGACAGGCGGACCTACGACCTGCTCTGGCTCGTGGATCGCCACGAGCCGGTCGGGAGCATCCGGCTCGTCGAACTGATGCGCCAGCACGGCTACTCGATCACCGGCCGGACGATCCGGCTCACGCTCGCCGACCTCGACGAGGCGGGGCTCACCGAGAAGGTTCCCGGAAAGGGTCGGCGACTCACTGCGGCGGGGCACGCCGAGCTCGACCGTGGGAACGTCAGCAACCGGCTCGACCGCGTTCGGTCGCGCATCGCGACACTGCGGAGCCGGGTGACCTACGACCCGCTCGAGGACGCGGGGACCCTCATCGTCTCGAGCGCGCTCGTCGATGCGGTCGATCTCGAGCCGGCGCTCGAGACGGTTCGAGCGTTGCACGCGAGCCCGTTTGGTCCCTTTCCCGCGGCGGTCGAGCCGGCCGGTCCCGACGGCTCGGACGATGACGACGCCGATCGTTACCGGATCCTTGCCCCCTCGAGTCTCACCCTCGACGGGACCCTCGTTTCACACGGGATCGAAACCGACCTGCGAACCGCTGGGGTTGCGGCCTACACGCGGTCATCGACCCGACCCGACGACGTCGATGCGGACGATGCCGAAACCGAGGCGGACAATGCTGAGGCGGACGATCCCGAGAATGACGCGGACGATGCCGAAGCGGACGATCGCCGAGGCGGAACGATCGACCGATACGTCGACGTGATCAGCGGCGAGGACGCCTCGGTGGACGTCCTCTCGCTGTTCGTGGAGGCGGACCGCAGCGACGTGGCGCCGATCCTGGAGGGAGCCGACCGGGGAGTCGTCGTGGTCGACTACCGCGAATTCCCGCTCACGCGCTTCGAGGAGGCCCGCGATCTCGCCCTCGCGACGCGTGACGCGCTCGGCGGCGTGATCGACGTCCGCCGTCCCCGCGAAGGCGGTCCCTTCCCTCTCGGACCGCCGGGCTGGGAGTTCGCGGCCGCGACCTACGGCGGAACCGGCGAGCTCGCCATCGCGGCGCTGTCCGAACGCGAACTCTCGACCGACTGGGAGACCTTGTACGGCACCGTCGACCGGGAGCGGCTCGGCCCGATCGACCAGTTCGGTCCCGACGGGGTGCTCGACGTCGGCGGTTCCGAACCGCGGTGA
- a CDS encoding NAD(P)H-dependent amine dehydrogenase family protein, with product MQCGIGAMGQEMLRMLADDPGVVVVGAVDTDPGKVGRDAGDVAGIDDVGVDVVDDLTATLAATEPDAVCLATADAAAEAMLDDLLACLRAGADVVSSNGGFFYPYHTHPVLARKVDRVAKKNDASVLCTGLNPGFALDTLVVALTAVSESIDGIEASRTVDFSPYGAGVLEPGGFGLEPDEWERRRDADELAGHESFAAQIRTIADGVGLELDEVVEREFDPFIADERRPVSSAYPDVEAGAVAGFRQTYAGVVDGDDVVTLSLAAVVDPEASELEGGDRIAVRGVPDTTVTTEEPFEPGPTTWATVVNALPSVLNADPGLKTMLDLPVPSASLGDVRKFVSSDR from the coding sequence GTGCAATGTGGCATCGGTGCGATGGGACAGGAGATGCTCCGGATGCTGGCCGACGACCCCGGCGTGGTCGTCGTCGGAGCAGTCGACACCGACCCCGGAAAGGTCGGGCGAGACGCCGGCGACGTCGCCGGCATCGACGACGTGGGCGTCGACGTGGTCGACGATCTGACCGCGACGCTGGCGGCCACCGAACCCGACGCCGTTTGTTTGGCGACTGCGGACGCCGCGGCCGAAGCGATGCTGGACGATCTCCTGGCCTGCCTGCGCGCCGGGGCGGACGTCGTGTCCTCGAACGGCGGATTCTTCTACCCGTATCACACCCATCCGGTGCTCGCACGGAAGGTCGACCGCGTGGCGAAAAAGAACGACGCGTCGGTACTCTGTACCGGCCTCAACCCCGGGTTCGCACTCGATACCCTGGTGGTCGCGCTGACGGCCGTCTCGGAGTCCATCGACGGTATCGAGGCCAGTCGCACCGTCGACTTCTCGCCGTACGGTGCCGGCGTGCTCGAGCCGGGGGGATTCGGGTTGGAGCCCGACGAGTGGGAGCGCCGGCGCGACGCCGACGAGTTGGCGGGCCACGAGTCCTTCGCGGCGCAGATTCGGACGATCGCCGACGGCGTCGGTCTCGAACTCGACGAGGTAGTCGAACGGGAGTTCGATCCGTTCATCGCCGACGAGCGTCGTCCCGTCTCGAGCGCCTATCCCGACGTCGAGGCCGGAGCGGTGGCCGGGTTCCGACAGACGTATGCGGGCGTCGTCGACGGCGACGACGTCGTGACGCTCTCGTTGGCCGCCGTCGTCGACCCCGAGGCATCGGAGCTCGAGGGCGGCGACCGCATCGCCGTTCGGGGCGTCCCCGACACGACCGTCACGACCGAGGAGCCCTTCGAGCCGGGTCCGACGACGTGGGCGACGGTCGTCAACGCGCTACCAAGCGTTCTGAACGCCGATCCGGGCCTCAAAACGATGCTGGACCTGCCGGTGCCGTCGGCATCGCTCGGCGACGTGCGGAAGTTCGTCAGCTCCGACCGCTGA
- the dapF gene encoding diaminopimelate epimerase: MTDAGTVPFRKYHGTGNDFIVVDEADAERAELTELADRRTFAIAHCDRETGATSPGKGRRGADGVLFLGIEDAVDPTRVTMSLVQPDGSTAAMCGNGARVVAAWARDRTGETEFVIETPAGDRRATIDANGRDVTIEMGIPRFDPDGVPVDRSLAADPAVRNGDADAPLLETEIEGLTVSAVNTGVPHAVAFLEGDRNGDDAGTTDDVNLDDVDIDDVDLEAVAEPVRHADVFPEGANVNLAQRVEYVPDDGSADDREFDGLVPTYRQRTFERGVEGETRSCGTGAVAIAAVARRTGRVDAETVRSRPPGGELEITVPEEGPATLSGPVAEEGAGELRSDPDVDPDRAASAMPAVDPGGESGIDSASDPDSEPNSR; the protein is encoded by the coding sequence ATGACCGACGCGGGAACGGTCCCGTTCCGGAAGTACCACGGCACCGGAAACGACTTCATCGTCGTCGACGAGGCCGACGCCGAGCGGGCCGAACTCACCGAACTCGCGGACCGCCGCACGTTCGCGATCGCTCATTGCGACCGCGAGACCGGCGCCACCTCGCCGGGGAAGGGCCGTCGCGGAGCCGACGGCGTGCTGTTCCTCGGGATCGAGGACGCGGTCGATCCGACCCGCGTCACGATGTCGCTCGTCCAGCCGGACGGCTCGACGGCCGCGATGTGTGGTAACGGGGCGCGCGTCGTCGCCGCCTGGGCACGCGACCGCACCGGCGAGACCGAGTTCGTGATCGAGACGCCCGCCGGCGACCGGCGCGCGACGATCGACGCGAACGGTCGGGACGTCACGATCGAGATGGGAATTCCGCGGTTCGACCCCGACGGCGTCCCCGTCGATCGCTCGCTCGCGGCCGATCCCGCGGTCCGGAACGGCGACGCCGACGCACCCCTGCTCGAGACCGAGATCGAGGGGCTGACCGTCTCGGCGGTGAACACCGGCGTCCCGCACGCGGTGGCGTTCCTTGAGGGCGACCGCAACGGCGACGATGCCGGCACCACCGACGACGTGAACCTCGATGACGTGGACATCGACGACGTCGACCTCGAGGCGGTCGCCGAGCCCGTACGCCACGCCGACGTCTTCCCCGAGGGCGCGAACGTGAACCTCGCCCAGCGCGTCGAGTACGTCCCCGACGACGGGTCGGCTGACGACCGCGAGTTCGACGGGCTCGTCCCCACGTACCGCCAGCGCACCTTCGAACGGGGCGTGGAGGGCGAGACTCGCTCCTGTGGCACCGGCGCAGTCGCGATCGCGGCGGTCGCGCGTCGGACCGGGCGCGTCGACGCCGAGACCGTTCGCTCACGTCCGCCGGGTGGGGAACTCGAGATCACGGTTCCCGAGGAGGGCCCCGCGACCCTCTCCGGGCCGGTCGCCGAGGAGGGCGCCGGCGAACTCCGGTCGGACCCCGACGTCGATCCGGACCGGGCCGCCAGCGCCATGCCCGCGGTCGATCCGGGCGGCGAGTCGGGCATCGACTCGGCCAGCGACCCTGATTCCGAACCCAACTCACGATGA
- the lysA gene encoding diaminopimelate decarboxylase — translation MSDPVSGDAPPAAGAGEADGTTDAGDTGESSATEPAEPRNPAIRRLADWDPDRLEALADRYGTPLYVIDRDRVRENCARLRDAFPDADVRYAVKAHTGQAVLRTVERAGLAAECASAGELERALAAGFPGDRIHYTAVNPPARDLDRVVDRWREHPGITITAGAVDTLDRLAERGFDGRVCIRVTPGVDAGHHEKVRTGAHAKFGVPYDRAASVVRETADRFDVVGIHAHAGSGIDAEGLDRHRELVSRMGALARRLVAPESGGEEDGDADPVALEYVDVGGGFGVPYRDEEPPLDLPAVADATRKAFETAIDDVRTDHEAAAEIDLAVEPGRYVVADAGVLLTRVNTVKPTPETTVAGVDAGMTDLLRPAMYDAFHPIRNCSVETGSATETGTATETDDDGRDDRETVPVTVAGPICESADVFCENRPLPAPERGDLLAVGIAGAYGYEMASQYNSRPRPAEVAIGAEAAETAGTGADSNTAGSEPILVRDRETIADVTAVERRAGYEGLAALADPAGPAHGASATEDDR, via the coding sequence ATGAGCGACCCCGTTTCCGGGGACGCACCGCCGGCCGCGGGGGCGGGCGAGGCCGACGGCACGACCGACGCCGGCGACACGGGCGAGTCGAGCGCGACCGAGCCCGCCGAGCCGCGAAACCCCGCGATACGCCGACTCGCGGACTGGGACCCGGATCGTCTCGAAGCCCTCGCCGACCGGTACGGAACGCCCCTGTACGTGATCGACCGGGACCGCGTCCGGGAGAACTGCGCCCGGCTCCGGGACGCCTTCCCCGACGCCGACGTCAGGTACGCCGTGAAGGCCCACACCGGCCAGGCGGTCCTCCGAACCGTCGAGCGCGCCGGTCTCGCGGCCGAGTGCGCCTCCGCGGGCGAACTCGAGCGCGCGCTCGCGGCCGGCTTCCCCGGCGACCGGATCCACTACACTGCCGTCAACCCGCCGGCACGTGACCTCGACCGCGTCGTCGACCGCTGGCGCGAGCACCCCGGGATCACGATCACCGCCGGCGCGGTCGACACCCTCGACCGGCTGGCCGAGCGCGGCTTCGACGGCCGGGTCTGCATCCGGGTGACCCCCGGCGTCGACGCGGGTCACCACGAGAAGGTCCGCACCGGCGCGCACGCCAAGTTCGGCGTCCCGTACGACCGCGCCGCGAGCGTCGTCCGTGAGACGGCCGATCGTTTCGACGTCGTCGGGATCCACGCCCACGCCGGCTCCGGAATCGACGCCGAGGGACTCGACCGCCACCGCGAGCTCGTTTCGCGGATGGGCGCGTTGGCGCGCCGGCTCGTCGCCCCCGAATCGGGAGGCGAGGAGGACGGCGATGCGGACCCGGTCGCCCTCGAATACGTCGACGTCGGCGGCGGCTTCGGCGTCCCCTACCGCGACGAGGAACCCCCGCTCGATCTCCCAGCCGTCGCCGACGCGACGCGGAAGGCGTTCGAGACGGCGATCGACGACGTTCGAACGGATCACGAGGCGGCGGCCGAGATCGACCTCGCGGTCGAACCCGGTCGCTACGTGGTCGCCGACGCCGGCGTCCTCCTGACGCGGGTCAACACCGTCAAGCCGACCCCGGAGACCACGGTCGCCGGCGTCGACGCCGGGATGACCGACCTGCTCCGCCCCGCGATGTACGACGCGTTCCACCCGATCCGAAACTGCTCGGTCGAGACCGGCTCCGCGACGGAAACCGGCACTGCAACCGAGACCGACGACGACGGACGCGACGACCGCGAGACCGTTCCGGTCACGGTCGCCGGCCCCATTTGTGAGAGCGCGGACGTGTTCTGTGAAAACCGGCCGCTGCCGGCCCCGGAGCGCGGCGACCTCCTCGCGGTCGGGATCGCGGGCGCGTACGGCTACGAGATGGCCAGCCAGTACAACTCCCGGCCGCGACCGGCCGAAGTCGCGATCGGCGCCGAGGCGGCCGAAACCGCCGGCACCGGTGCAGACTCGAACACGGCGGGCTCCGAACCGATCCTCGTTCGCGACCGCGAGACGATCGCGGACGTGACCGCCGTCGAACGCCGGGCGGGCTACGAGGGACTCGCAGCGCTCGCGGACCCGGCGGGCCCTGCTCACGGCGCGAGCGCCACGGAGGACGACCGATGA
- a CDS encoding agmatinase family protein, with protein MTDGPGTPAGRFRSEHPASSIEFAYAGIPTFLKADHRNVEDVAGYDAGVLGVPYDSAVSNRPGTRYGPRAVREASGWWDYLSGYKGGLTNMRTGEDVDFDALSVADCGDVPVFPMDQETTAESITAHVATVAERAFPVLIGGDHYCTYPAFRGFAEGAGHDSVGLVQIDAHTDTVSESPIFGREFHGSSTNLMADSQYTSYENVSQVAIRGYESPAFFEFAEETGLNLFAMPEVEERGMDAVIRDAVAAAADGTDAVYVTFDIDSVDPSVAPGTGTPEPAGLSASQALTAMEVLGDHDAVGAVDLMEVAPDYDPAGNTSRLAANLLVAFLERKFAA; from the coding sequence ATGACCGACGGGCCCGGGACCCCTGCAGGCCGCTTCCGCAGCGAGCACCCCGCCTCGTCGATCGAGTTCGCGTATGCGGGCATTCCGACCTTTCTGAAGGCCGACCACCGAAACGTGGAGGACGTCGCGGGCTACGACGCCGGCGTCCTCGGCGTGCCGTACGACTCGGCGGTCAGCAACCGGCCGGGAACGCGGTACGGACCGCGTGCGGTTCGGGAGGCCAGCGGCTGGTGGGACTACCTCTCCGGATACAAGGGCGGCCTGACGAACATGCGGACGGGCGAGGACGTCGACTTCGACGCGCTCTCGGTCGCCGACTGTGGCGACGTGCCGGTGTTTCCGATGGATCAGGAAACGACCGCCGAGAGCATCACGGCCCACGTCGCGACCGTCGCGGAGCGCGCGTTTCCGGTCCTGATCGGCGGGGACCACTACTGCACCTATCCCGCCTTCCGCGGCTTCGCCGAGGGCGCGGGCCACGACAGCGTCGGCCTCGTCCAGATCGACGCCCACACCGACACCGTCTCCGAGAGCCCGATCTTCGGCCGCGAGTTCCACGGCTCGAGCACGAACCTGATGGCGGACTCGCAGTACACGAGCTACGAGAACGTGAGTCAGGTCGCCATTCGCGGCTACGAGTCGCCCGCATTCTTCGAGTTCGCCGAGGAGACCGGGCTCAACCTGTTCGCGATGCCCGAGGTCGAGGAGCGCGGGATGGACGCCGTGATCCGCGACGCGGTCGCGGCCGCCGCCGACGGGACCGACGCGGTCTACGTCACCTTCGACATCGACTCCGTCGACCCGAGCGTGGCGCCCGGAACGGGCACCCCCGAGCCGGCGGGCCTCTCGGCCTCGCAGGCGCTGACCGCGATGGAGGTCCTCGGCGACCACGACGCCGTCGGCGCGGTCGACCTGATGGAGGTCGCTCCGGACTACGACCCGGCCGGGAACACCTCGCGGCTGGCGGCGAACCTGCTCGTCGCGTTCCTCGAGCGGAAGTTCGCGGCGTAA
- a CDS encoding QueT transporter family protein, whose product MREIFTMWRDTRMIMLVAVVAAVYAAVLIPFQTFQIIPGITSIRPANVFPVIFGIMFGPAAAWGSAIGNLIGDIFGGTFGPGSVGGFVGNFTFGLIGYKLWGNLTPLSSRVEPDFRENAGVQLVEYAVIAIAASAACAVIIAWVVDLLGLVPFAVLGPTILINNSIAAIVLGPPLLYLTYPRLKEMGLLYPDLLRSEDLSSAGSNLNPIAAWGLVVVPLVWLGVGFLLSTGAGAGLTSVTALGAVGILVLAACAVIVGERLSTIVGRV is encoded by the coding sequence ATGCGCGAAATATTCACGATGTGGCGTGACACGCGGATGATCATGCTCGTCGCCGTGGTCGCGGCGGTGTACGCGGCGGTACTCATCCCGTTCCAGACCTTTCAGATCATTCCCGGCATCACCAGCATTCGGCCGGCGAACGTCTTCCCCGTCATCTTCGGGATCATGTTCGGTCCCGCGGCGGCGTGGGGGTCGGCTATCGGGAACCTGATCGGCGACATCTTCGGCGGGACCTTCGGCCCCGGCAGCGTCGGCGGGTTCGTCGGGAACTTCACGTTCGGCCTGATCGGCTACAAGCTGTGGGGCAACCTCACCCCGCTGTCCTCGCGGGTCGAGCCCGACTTCCGCGAGAACGCCGGCGTCCAGCTGGTCGAGTACGCCGTCATCGCGATCGCCGCCTCCGCGGCGTGTGCGGTCATCATCGCGTGGGTCGTCGACCTTCTGGGGCTCGTTCCCTTCGCGGTCCTCGGACCGACGATCCTGATCAACAACTCGATCGCCGCGATCGTGCTCGGTCCGCCGCTTTTGTACCTGACGTACCCGCGGCTCAAGGAGATGGGACTGCTCTATCCCGACCTGCTCCGTTCGGAGGACCTCTCCAGCGCCGGGTCGAACCTGAACCCCATCGCGGCGTGGGGACTGGTCGTCGTGCCGCTGGTCTGGCTCGGCGTCGGGTTCCTCCTCAGCACGGGCGCCGGCGCCGGCCTCACGAGCGTCACCGCGCTCGGCGCGGTCGGCATTCTGGTCCTCGCCGCCTGCGCGGTCATCGTGGGCGAGCGGCTCTCGACGATCGTCGGTCGCGTCTGA
- a CDS encoding sodium:solute symporter, whose translation MSLVGIDFGIIVLYMIGLLGVGYWGYRRSDTLDDYLVAGRDIPIWMYVPVMSAVILGGASTIGGGGLGYQHGVSGAWLVVWLGLGVAAVGFLISTELANLKAYTLGEILERRFDTYSATVGAVVAGIYALTIAITQVISIGTVLTALLDYELNAMILVAGVIVIGYTALGGMFSVTITDFVQWIIMTVGVFLFALPLGLLEVGGISGLTAELDPSYFSPTGIGIETVISYFLLYFLGIMIGQDIWQRVFTADSPETARIGNIATGAYAVVYGIATAVLGMIALVLFPALENPDLALPQLVLETVPTGLSGLILAGFISAMMSTADSALLASSTLFTNDVYKRFIDPDASEQRYTWVSRVGILVLGVGMIGVAILIGDVVNALTLAYNLLTGAIFVPLMAAFFWRGGTWQGAITAILGSSVVVVATMAVYGFGSNRPIIYGLVASLVLFVGVSLVTGPPPREKLEAWLESISDEPSLE comes from the coding sequence ATGTCATTGGTCGGCATTGACTTCGGCATCATCGTGCTCTACATGATCGGCCTGCTGGGCGTCGGCTACTGGGGATACCGGCGGTCGGACACCCTCGACGATTACCTGGTCGCCGGGCGGGACATCCCGATCTGGATGTACGTGCCGGTGATGTCCGCGGTCATCCTCGGCGGCGCGTCGACGATCGGCGGCGGCGGACTGGGGTATCAACACGGCGTCTCGGGCGCGTGGCTCGTCGTCTGGCTCGGGCTGGGGGTCGCGGCGGTCGGGTTCCTGATCTCGACCGAGCTCGCGAACCTCAAGGCGTACACGCTGGGGGAGATCCTCGAGCGGCGCTTCGACACGTACTCGGCGACCGTCGGCGCTGTCGTCGCCGGCATCTACGCGCTGACGATCGCGATCACGCAGGTGATCTCGATCGGCACGGTCCTGACGGCGCTGCTCGACTACGAGTTGAACGCGATGATCCTCGTGGCCGGGGTCATCGTCATCGGATACACCGCGCTCGGCGGGATGTTCTCGGTCACGATCACCGACTTCGTCCAGTGGATCATCATGACGGTCGGCGTCTTCCTGTTCGCGCTCCCACTCGGCCTGCTCGAGGTCGGCGGGATCTCGGGGCTGACCGCCGAGCTCGACCCCTCCTACTTCAGCCCGACCGGCATCGGGATCGAGACGGTGATCAGCTACTTCCTGCTCTACTTCCTGGGGATCATGATCGGACAGGACATCTGGCAGCGCGTCTTCACCGCCGACAGCCCCGAGACGGCCCGGATCGGGAACATCGCCACGGGCGCGTACGCGGTCGTCTACGGGATCGCGACCGCGGTGCTCGGGATGATCGCGCTGGTGCTGTTCCCCGCGCTCGAGAACCCGGACCTCGCGCTGCCGCAGCTGGTCCTCGAGACGGTTCCCACCGGCCTCTCGGGGCTCATCCTCGCCGGTTTCATCTCGGCGATGATGTCCACCGCCGACTCGGCGCTGCTGGCCTCGAGCACGCTGTTCACCAACGACGTCTACAAGCGGTTCATCGACCCCGACGCCAGCGAGCAGCGGTACACGTGGGTCTCCCGGGTCGGGATCCTCGTCCTCGGCGTCGGGATGATCGGCGTGGCGATCCTCATCGGTGACGTCGTCAACGCGCTCACGCTCGCGTACAACCTGCTGACGGGCGCGATCTTCGTGCCCCTGATGGCGGCGTTCTTCTGGCGCGGCGGGACCTGGCAGGGTGCCATCACGGCCATCCTCGGCAGCTCCGTCGTCGTCGTGGCGACGATGGCCGTCTACGGCTTCGGCTCGAACCGGCCGATCATCTACGGGCTCGTCGCCAGCCTCGTGCTCTTCGTGGGCGTCAGCCTGGTCACCGGCCCGCCGCCGCGCGAGAAGCTCGAGGCCTGGCTCGAGAGCATCTCCGACGAACCGTCGCTCGAGTAA